The sequence ATTTATAGgaggaagcgaagaaaaaaaggtaatgtgGTGAGATATTATCTATACCTTCCtgttatgtttttctttccttgtgctttttttcccttcccccccgagAACGGAGGAGTAAGCACGTGGTTGGTGTTGGTGGATTCCTGCAGCTTCTGTGTCTGGGTTTGTTTTCTTTGACTGCTTATGTTCCGCTTGTGAataaaaacaacgaagggaagagacagaaaacacaaaaattaaaccAAAGGCCGTCCCGCTACATTGCTTGGTATatcgtgtgtttctttctttctttcgtctttttaatTTGTTCATCATGAAACCAACACGGCCTGCTCGTCTCAGTACGATGCGTGGCGGGGGCGGTTAAAGGACGATCTTCAGGTAGGGGAGGGCGTCTCTCCTTTGCTATATCCTTGTCCTTTCCCTGCCCTATATTCTTAAAGATTATGAGCTTCTTTTACAGAAAGGGGGGTACTCTCCAGTTGCAACGGGATCCGACGTTTCACACAAAGAAAAGGTTAAATATTCGTCGTGCagacgtgtatgtgtatgaatgtgagtgagtgtgtatgtgtgtaggtgtgaataagtgtgagtgtgtgagtgagtatataaaagtgcgtgtgtgagcgtgtgtgtatggaaattCAGAAATACCCTACATCAATGGGTTTCTCTGAGTTATCATTACCCAAGGGGGAAAAGGTATCTTAACAGATCCTCATTTAAACATAATCAGAATATGCAAGTAGTCTTCTTCAAGGATTCTCttttcgcctctccctccccgcccaccaTCTACTGACACAGTTCGAAGCCACAAAGAAGGCAAACTGCTCAACCCTTATGCGAGAGCTCAAGCAACCAGGAAACAAGCACTGCCGTTCCTAATTCATCATCTCGAATCTCAACTTTCTGGTTGACGTCAGACGCTACGATTAGGATTTCTCTTAGAGTGTATGTACCCATctaatcattttcatattatattcatcAAACTCCTCTCCctttaggtatatagatagatatatacatacatacatacatcatacatgcatacataaataatacaggcagagagatagatagatatagagagtgatacaaaaataaatgatatgtagaaatagatatacagctatacatattgatatgtggatatagatataggtagtttatatatgtatatatactacatatatatatgtgtgtgtgtgtgtgtgtgtctgtgagtgtgtgtgcgtgcgtgtgtgtgtgtgtgtatgtgtgtgtgtgtgtgtgtgtgtgtttttgatctgtgtgtcgtggtgtgtgtgtgttgtggtgtgtgtgtgtgtatcgttgtggtgtgtttgttgtggtgcgtgtgtgtgtgtttgctgtgtgtgtgtgtgtgtgtgtagatatatattttaaaagacctcaaaataatatttaaaatacgaTGATACGATAAAATACGCAGGTATTTCCCTACGAACATGCCCATCAAACTGAAAACGATTGGTTCCCATGGAAAGAGGAATATGTCATCACAAGAACTGGCTCTTTGTCCATATTGGTGCTTCATCCGTTAAACAGGTGAAACCCTTAATTCATAAACGTTGCATAGAGACGTCGGTGCCTGATTTTGTAACGTACCGGCTATCAgagttattttcttttgtattgagCTTAATTAAAAgacactcaagcacacacgctcacaaacatACAGTAAtctaaaatagacagatagattagacagataggagatagatagatcgactgatgtatggatagatatttttattagttaAGTGATGCCTAAAGAATAATGCATTTTATTCAGGTCCAAGAATAAAAATGGTGCAGATTCTTTTTCTtgagaaaagtaataatgatcgatatcaataatagtaatatgaaaaataataactaatgtaGATATTTAACTGATTAATTTTCTATGATATTAGCTTCCTAACCGATTCATCCATCTTGATgaatttaaataatcataatatgtcAGTACTTGACTGTGAGAAAACGTCATGTAGATgggaaaacagacagaaataaaggaCAAGTGTTATATTTAATGTGAATGTTAgggacagtaatatatatatatatatatatatatatatatatatatataatatataataatatatatacacatatatgcacatgtatgtgtatgtgtgtatatatatattatatatatatatatatatttatatatatatatatatatatatatatatatatatatatatatattatatactcacacacacacacacacacacacacacacacaccacacacacacacacacacacacacacacacacacacacacacacacacacacacacacacgcatatatatacatatatacatatatgtgcttatatatacatttatgcataagcATGTATACGTGTATTCGTTAGCAGTACACGCCTGATTATTAACATCAGTAGTGCTAATAATACCGGAATTACTTGAATCAGAAGCAGTCCAACAACTCACTCTACAGGTTAATGCCATTACAATATTTCTCGCACACCTACACAAAAGCGTAATTccttattaatatattgattaatGCGTGACGAAAATCCCAACGGATACTACTTCTTACAACGATATCCTTCATAGCAACAATGAAATCTGGCATCCTTTTAGACCTTGCACGAGCTGGCACTGAAGTATAAATACTGAAACTGAGGCAAGCAGTGGCACACCGCGCTGACTAGACGCTTAGTCATCCAGTAACTCGATTGcagaatatctataataatgaatcCCCTGAATATCTTGGTtagaaattatgatttttttcggcCATTAAAAACTGCTTGATGCTAAAGGATTCATATATTTTGCATATCAAATTTTACTCAGATACGTCCTTCTCTTCGGTTACATCTGTTTCTGTGTGCCTAgttctgtctcttctccccttaCAAAAATCATGCGTAGACACTTTGCAAAAATAAACCCTTTCATATCTTAAAACTCAACAGTTCCTGGTGTGCGTGGTGTCCGCCGCACCTCACGGATACGGTGCCGGAGGCGACGGCGGGCTGGGAGTCGATCTCGGCGGCACTGGAGGCCACGGCGGCAGCGGCGTTGGAGGCGGCAGTGTGCTTCCTGGCATCTTAGTCGGCAGCGGGATCCTTCCTGAAAGTGCCATTGGTGGTGTAGGAGGCGTTGATGGAGGTGTTATCGGTGGGGAATACAGCGCACCGGATGCTGGTGCCGTTGGAGGCTTCGACGCCGGTGTAGCTGGAGGCTTCGATACTGGCGTAGCTGGAGGCTTCGATGCTGGCGTTGCTGGAGGTTTCGACGCCGGTGTAGCTGGAAGCTTCGATGCTGGTGTTGCTGAAGTCTCCCATGTCAGCCCCCCTGTCAGCGTATACGATGCACCACACTAATTCAGTGAATTTGGAGAATAAAGTCTGTTAACCTAACAATTTCTTTTCGTCTGCCTTGGATAAACCATCAGTACTTGAGTGAAGTTATGCAGCTTTCTCCTGACACTATTACCCACCAAAGGATATGTCAACAAATATCCACGTGTTGCATAAATGCGTATCTTATAACGGTTGCCAGTCCATAATGATATGCAACAAGTAGATACCCAACCTTATATTCAGATTTGCATGTGAGATAAAGAGCGACAGATAATTAagtagatagattatatacatatatctacacatgtgtgtgtgtgtgtgtgtgtgtgtgtgtgtgtgtgtgtgtgtgtgtgtgtttgtttctccttccctccgtctgaCATAGGATCATGTAGGAGTCTGAGGCACAACAAAATGCATTGGTATTGGTGGAACCATGTAGCTTTCTTTTGCTTGGATCTGTTTTCATTGGCTGTTTGCGTCGTTTTCCTTTTGCCTGTACGTGTGTCTtcatgttcttcccttcgttgtttcatTTATCACGTGCTCAGCTTGATTCCATCACGTGCCTTCGTTCTCAGTTATTGATGTCGTGGGCGGGGGCGGTTCAGGAGTGACCTTTTGGGTGGACTTGTGGGTGGGGGTCCTCCCTCGCTTTATCCTTGTCTTTGCCAGTCCTATATTCTTAAATAATTTATggataacgttttttttctattgcaaaAAGGGGGTTACTCTTTCCCTAACGGGGCTCAATGTTTCACACAAGGATAAGGTTAAATGTTCCTCAGAGTAACCAAAGGACTCCTCTTTCACCTGAATACTGTTTGAGAAATGAATTATATCGTGTATGCGTTTATATAAAGCCTGTATACGAAAGCGTGTgtcagtgtataaaatatggaATCCCCTCATTCATTACTAGCATCAATGTAAAATTCAGCCCATTTGCCTCAGCATATACTCAGTGGTTACTGATATAACTCGAATATCATTTACCTAAAGTCTAGTAGTATTTTCTAAGTAAAGTCGTTTCCTCACTCATTCACTGGCGATGCAGTTCAAAGCTGATTAAGGCAACATCCTTTAAACGAGAGATTTGGTAACAGTGAATAGATACTACCATTATTAAGTCACTTTCACGAAGATGAGTTGACATCAGAGGCCACCGTTAAGCATTGTTTTACTTTATCCATATAGGTCTCATAAGTATCTCAGTACATTAACACATTATCAACCCCTATattcgtgcgtgtgtgggtatatatatatatatatatatatatatatatatatatatatatatatatatatatatatatatatatatatatatacacacacaaacacacatacatacatacatacatataatacatatattatatatatatatatatatatatatatgtatatgtatgtattatgtatgtgtttgtgtgtgtatatatattatatattttatatttatatatatttttatatatattttattattatatatatatatataccaacacgaCGGAATATAGGGGTTGATAAGGGGTAATGTACTAGTACTTATGAGACCTATATGGGGTAAAATAAAACAATGCTTAAAGGGGGCCCCCTGATGTTTTAAATCATCTTCGTGAAAGTGATAAAAGGTAGTATCATTTACTGTACCAAATCTCTCGTTTAAAGGATGTTGCCTTAATCAGCTTTGAACTGCATCGCCCGTGAAAGAGTGAGGAAACGACTTTACTTAGAAAATACTACTAGACTTTAGGTAAATGATATTCGAGTTATATCAGTAACCACTGAGTATATGCTGAGGCAAATGGGCTGAATTTTACATTGATGCTAGTAATGAATGAGGGGATtccatattttatacactgacACACGCTTTTAGTATACAGGCTTTATATAAACGCATACACGATATAATTCATTTCTCAAACAGTATTCAGGTGAAAGAGGATCCTTTGGTTACTCTGAGGAAACATTTAACCTTATCCTTGTGTGAAACATTAAGCCCCGTTAGGGAAAGAGTAACCCCCTttttgtaatagaaaaaaaaacgttatccaTAAATTATTTAAGAATATAGGATGGCAAAGACAAGGATAAAGCGGGGGAGGACCCCCACCCACAAGTCCACCCAAAAGGTCACTCCTGAACCGCCCCCGCCCACGACATCAATAACTGAGAACGAAGGCACGTGATGGAATCAAGCTGAGCACGTGATAAatgaaacaacgaagggaagaaaaatgaaacacaCGTACAGGCAAAAGGCAAAAACGCCCGCAAACAGCCAATGAAAACAGATCCAAGCAAAAGAAAGCTACAGGGGTCCACCAATACCAAATGCATTTTGTTGTGCCTCAGACTCCTACATGATCCTATGtcagacggagggaaggagaaaacacacacacacacacacacacacacacacacacacacacacacacacacacacatgtgtagatatatgtatataatctatctactTAATTATCTGTCGCTCTTTATCTCACATGCAAATCTGAATATAAGGGTTGGGTATCTATTTGTTGCATATCATTATGGACTGGCAACCGTTATAAGATACGCATTTATGCAACACGTGGATATTTGTGACATACCTTTGGTGGGTAATAGTGTCAGGAGAAAGCTGCATAACTTCACTCGAGTACTGATGGTTATCCAAGGCAGACGAAAAGAAATTGTTAGGTTAACAGACTTTATTCTCCAAATTCACTGAATTAGTGTGGTGCATCGTATACGCTGACAGGGGGGCTGACATGGGAGATTCAGCAACACCAGCATCGAAGCTTCCAGCTACACCGGCGTCGAAGCCTCCACCAACTCCAGCATCGAAGCCTCCAGCTACGCCAGTATCGAAGCCTCCAGCTACACCGGCGTCGAAACCTCCAGCAACGCCAGCATCGAAGCCTCCAGCTACCCCAGTATCGAAGCCCCCAGCTACACCGGCGTCGAAGCCTCCAACGGCACCAGCATCCGGTGCGCTGTATTCCCCACCGATAACACCTCCATCAACGCCTCCTACACCACCAATGGCACTTTCAGGAAGGATCCCGCTGCCGACTAAGATGCCAGGAAGCACACTGCCCCCTCCAACGCCGCTGCCGCCGTGGCCTCCAGTGCCGCCGAGATCGACCCCCAGCCCGCCGTCGCCTCCGGCACCGTATCCGTGAGGTGCGGCGGACACCACGCACACCAGGAACTGTTGAGTTTTAAGATATGAAAGGGTTGTATTTTGCAAAGTGTCTACGCATGATTTtgtaaggggagaaagagacagaactaGGCACACAGAAACAGATGTAACCGAAGAGAAGGACGTATCTGGGGTAAAATTTGATATGCAAAATATATGAATCCTTTAGCATCAAGCAGTTTTTAATGgccgaaaaaaatcataatttctaACCAAGATATTCAGGGgattcattattatagatattctgCAATCGAGTTACTGGATGACTAAGCGTCTAGTCAGCGCGGTGTGCCACTGCTTGCCTCAGTTTCAGTATTTATACTTCAGTGCCAGCTCGTGCAAGGTCTAAAAGGATGCCAGATTTCATTGTTGCTATGAAGGATATCGTTGTAAGAAGTAGTATCCGTTGGGATTTCGTCACGCattaatcaatatattaataaggAATTACGCTTTTGTGTAGGTTGCGAGAAATATTGTAATGGCATTAACCTGTAGAGGTGAGTTGTTGGACTGCTTCTGATTCAAGTAATTCCGGTATTATTAGCACTACTGATGTTAATAATCAGGCGTGTACTGCTAAAAGAATACACGTATACATgcttatgcataaatgtatatataaagcacatatatgtatatatgtatatatatgcgtgtgtgtgtgtgtgtgtgtgtgtgtgtgtgtgtgtgtgtgtgtgtgtgtgtgtgtgtgtgtgttggtgtgtgtgtgtgtgtgtgtgtgagtatatacataaaatatatatagatatatatatatatatatatatataatatatttatatatatatatatataaaaatatatatacacacacaacatacattgcatatatgtataatataatattatatattatatatatatatatatatatatatatatatatatatatatattataatatatatatactatatatatatattatcctaccattaaattaaatataaacattGTCATTTATTTCCCCGGTCCTGGTTTAGACCATCGACAATGAAAGTCTGTCACGACGTACAACATATTCAGGATTTCAAGTCACTCCGATGGTGATCGGTTAGGAAGACTAACTATCAAGAAATcaaatcatgaaaactacaattagtatttATTTCATACCACCCCCAAAATCGATCCTATACTTTAAAAGAATCtaccatttatttttataataaatgattattctataatattaaataataaatatattatcatacttcCACTATCCATTACCAATGTATAAACACTGTCTATTTATTACTGTATGTTTTTGTGTCTGAGGGCGTTTTGAtcaatacaagaaaaaaacattttaccaGGTCACGTTTCATAAATTAGATGACAGTTCTAGCAAGAGATTAAATGAGATTTACTGTTAACGGTAGGAAGCAAGATATAGACAATAAGCCCGTTGaatatgtacattattttttctactttactATGGATGGGCCTttgttttcaaaaaatgaaaGGGCATATTCGGTGGAAAAATGCATTATTTTCGGTAATTTTAAattctatcatcatcagtatatcTT is a genomic window of Penaeus monodon isolate SGIC_2016 unplaced genomic scaffold, NSTDA_Pmon_1 PmonScaffold_10179, whole genome shotgun sequence containing:
- the LOC119568617 gene encoding glycine-rich protein 23-like, giving the protein MNPLNILFLVCVVSAAPHGYGAGGDGGLGVDLGGTGGHGGSGVGGGSVLPGILVGSGILPESAIGGVGGVDGGVIGGEYSAPDAGAVGGFDAGVAGGFDTGVAGGFDAGVAGGFDAGVAGSFDAGVAEVSHVSPPVSVYDAPH
- the LOC119568619 gene encoding glycine-rich protein 23-like; the protein is MKSGILLDLARAGTEFLVCVVSAAPHGYGAGGDGGLGVDLGGTGGHGGSGVGGGSVLPGILVGSGILPESAIGGVGGVDGGVIGGEYSAPDAGAVGGFDAGVAGGFDTGVAGGFDAGVAGGFDAGVAGGFDTGVAGGFDAGVGGGFDAGVAGSFDAGVAESPMSAPLSAYTMHHTNSVNLENKALYKRIHDIIHFSNSIQVKEESFGYSEEHLTLSLCETLSPTPT